The window TCTTTTGTAAGGCTAAGTGTTGAGGCAATTCCATCAGATAGATTTCATCATAAATAAATGCCTAGTAGCACTTGGATAGAGCAACTTGCGCGGTTCGGTTATGCGGCGAAGGGAATAGTGTACTTTATTATTGGCTTGCTGGCGATACCTGTGGCGTTTGGCTCCGGCAGCAAAACGGCTGACACGAGCGGAGCTTTGGATACAATTGTTGCACAGCCGTTTGGAAAATTTTTGCTTGCTTTGATTGCTTTTGGTCTGATGGGGTACGTGCTATGGCAGTTGACTCAGGCATTGCTCGATCCGGAGCATCAAGGCAAGATTAATGCTAAGAGAATTGTACAGCGCCTTGGCTATGCGCTCAGTGGTCTGAGCTACGCAGGTGTATCGCTTAGCGCTGTGCAGACTGTTTTTGGTAAAGAAGGCGACGATAGCAGCTGGCGGCGAGACTGGGCGGCGCGTTTGCTGGAACAACCTTTGGGACAAGAGCTATTTTGGATTGTCGGA is drawn from Funiculus sociatus GB2-C1 and contains these coding sequences:
- a CDS encoding DUF1206 domain-containing protein; amino-acid sequence: MPSSTWIEQLARFGYAAKGIVYFIIGLLAIPVAFGSGSKTADTSGALDTIVAQPFGKFLLALIAFGLMGYVLWQLTQALLDPEHQGKINAKRIVQRLGYALSGLSYAGVSLSAVQTVFGKEGDDSSWRRDWAARLLEQPLGQELFWIVGAIAIAVGVSLTA